A stretch of the Capsicum annuum cultivar UCD-10X-F1 chromosome 8, UCD10Xv1.1, whole genome shotgun sequence genome encodes the following:
- the LOC124886595 gene encoding uncharacterized protein LOC124886595, producing the protein MCDASDVVVGAVLGQRKDKVFCSIYNASKVLNDAQMNYTVIENEMLAVVYVFDKFRAYLVGTKVIILTNHAAIKYLFNKKDAKPQLIRWILLLQEFDLEVCDRKRAKNQVADYLSRLETHEHVVDNFFYIREEFSDKKLLSIKELVFMKSCDQCQRFGTILRRHEMPLNNILEVEVFDVWEIDFMGPFPPSNGNLYILAAVDYVSKWVEAAVCPTNNTRVVLKFIKKQIFSQLSTPRAIISDGGTHFINTWFKNLLAKYGVRHKVTTAYHPQKSRKVEVSNQKIKQILQKTINGQQKDWAEKLDDALWDYRIAYEMPIGTYSYLLVYGKACHLPVELEHQAYCAVKKLDFEIKVVGEKHLLQLVELDEFWLHDYENAKLYKEKTKIWHDKQIQERVFELGQLVLLFKSRLKLFPGKLWSKWSGPFEVVQMMPHGAVELWNKEKTEKFLVNGQRVKHY; encoded by the exons atgtgtgatgctagtgatgTGGTTGTAGGAGCTGTTTTAGGGCAAAGAAAAGACAAGGTATTTTGCTCTATTTACAATGCTAGTAAAGTCTTGAACGATGCCCAAATGAATTATACAGTCATTGAAAATGAGATGTTAGCAGTAgtttatgtatttgataaatttagaGCATACTTGGTGGGTACAAAGGTTATTATTCTCACAAACCATGCGGCCATCAAGTATCTCTTCAATAAAAAGGATGCAAAGCCTCAATTGATCCGTTGGATTTTGTTACTACAAGAGTTTGACTTAGAGGTTTGTGATCGTAAAAGAGcaaaaaatcaagttgcagactATTTGTCAAGATTAGAGACTCATGAGCATGTTGTTGATAACTTTTTCTACATTCGGGAAGAGTTTTCGGATAAGAAATTATTGTCTATAAAGGAGT TGGTCTTCATGAAGAGTTGTGATCAATGTCAGAGGTTTGGAACAATTTTAAGGCGTCATGAGATGCCCCTAAATAATATTCTTGAAGTTGAAGTATTTGATGTTTGGGAAATTGATTTTATGGGACCATTCCCACCATCCAATGGCAACTTATACATTCTAGCGGCAGTTgattacgtatccaaatgggtGGAAGCTGCAGTTTGTCCTACTAATAATACGAGAGTAGTGCTGAAGTTCATAAAGAAGCAAATATTTTCCCAGTTAAGTACCCCAAGAGCTATAATCAGTGACGGAGGTACGCACTTTATTAACACTTGGTTTAAGAATCTTttagctaaatatggtgttaggcacaAGGTGACCACTGCGTACCATCCCCAAAAAAGTAGAAAAGTTGAGGTGTCCAACCAGAAAATTAAGCAGATACTACAGAAAACCATAAATGGGCAGCAAAAAGATTGGGCGGAGAAGTTAGATGACGCACTTTGGGATTACAGAATAGCTTACGAGATGCCCATTGGGACATATTCATATCTCTTGGTTTATGGTAAGGCATGCCATCTGCCTGTGGAGTTGGAACATCAAGCATATTGTGCCGTGAAAAAGTTAGATTTTGAGATAAAAGTCGTAGGGGAGAAACATTTGTTACAACTTGTTGAATTAGATGAATTTTGGCTCCATGACTATGAAAATGCCAAGCTATATAAGGAGAAGACTAAAATATGGCATGACAAACAAATTCAAGAAAGAGTGTTTGAACTCGGACAACTTGTTCTGCTATTCAAGTCAAGGTTAAAGTTGTTTCCAGGTAAATTATGGTCTAAGTGGTCTGGACCTTTTGAAGTAGTACAAATGATGCCTCATGGAGCAGTTGAACTATGGAACAAAGAGAAGACTGAGAAGTTTTTGGTGAATGGACAACGTGTAAAGCATTATTGA